From the Bacteroidota bacterium genome, one window contains:
- the xseA gene encoding exodeoxyribonuclease VII large subunit: protein MPDSINDRTIYTLSEITGAIKYALAGEFPSSFWVIAEIAKLNYYPYSGHCYPDLLEKQENTIKAQMRGTIWADNYFAISRKFKDVTKEPLDGGMKVLLLATITFHEVYGLALNILDIEPAFTLGEMAREKRDTIEKLKNEGLFEKNKQLRMPLLPKHIAIISVETSKGYGDLMITLDHNPWGYAFIHVLFPAILQGDKAVDSIIKQLSIIKRKASFFDAVAIIRGGGDDIGLSCYDHYALAREVAFFPIPVITGIGHSTNETVVEMIAHTNKITPTDVGHFLVQRFHDFSVQINDMQNRIVAYAQNMLVTENHNLQESIRLFRSLTLHILDTYRLGFGHVLRGLHTTIHDFLLSAGEEILDANGTLKYTVLTYISGKHYALNSSETKIQLLNPLNVLKRGYSITQYKGKPLVDAGVLKQGEAITTHLFSGTINSNVTSIQTDHGKEDHLHGGL, encoded by the coding sequence ATGCCCGACAGCATTAACGACCGGACCATATACACTCTTTCAGAGATCACCGGTGCCATAAAATATGCGTTGGCCGGTGAATTTCCCAGCAGCTTTTGGGTCATCGCCGAAATAGCCAAACTGAATTATTACCCCTATAGCGGCCATTGTTATCCCGATCTTCTTGAAAAGCAGGAAAACACTATCAAAGCCCAGATGAGAGGAACCATCTGGGCTGACAATTATTTTGCCATCTCCCGCAAATTCAAAGATGTCACAAAAGAACCCCTTGACGGCGGCATGAAAGTGCTGTTGCTCGCCACCATCACGTTCCATGAGGTCTATGGCCTGGCGTTGAATATCCTTGATATAGAGCCTGCCTTTACCCTCGGCGAGATGGCCCGCGAAAAAAGAGATACCATCGAAAAGCTGAAAAATGAAGGCCTCTTCGAAAAAAATAAACAGCTTCGCATGCCCCTTCTGCCGAAACATATCGCTATCATATCTGTCGAAACATCAAAGGGATACGGCGACCTGATGATCACACTGGATCATAATCCCTGGGGGTATGCGTTCATTCATGTTTTATTCCCGGCTATTTTACAGGGTGATAAAGCCGTGGACTCCATCATAAAGCAGCTCTCTATCATTAAACGAAAGGCTTCCTTTTTTGATGCGGTGGCCATCATCCGCGGCGGGGGTGACGATATAGGCCTGAGCTGCTATGATCACTATGCCCTGGCCAGGGAGGTAGCCTTTTTCCCCATCCCCGTCATTACCGGCATAGGCCATTCCACAAATGAAACAGTCGTAGAGATGATCGCCCACACCAATAAGATCACACCAACCGATGTCGGCCACTTTCTCGTGCAGCGGTTTCATGATTTTTCGGTTCAGATAAATGACATGCAGAACAGAATCGTCGCTTATGCTCAAAATATGCTTGTCACTGAAAATCATAACCTGCAGGAGAGCATCAGGCTGTTCAGATCATTGACGCTTCATATACTGGATACATACAGGCTCGGGTTCGGCCATGTTCTCCGGGGCCTGCATACAACGATACACGATTTCCTGCTCTCCGCAGGCGAAGAAATTTTGGATGCTAACGGCACCTTAAAATACACTGTATTGACATACATCAGCGGGAAACATTATGCTCTCAACAGTAGTGAAACGAAAATTCAGCTTCTCAATCCCCTGAATGTTCTTAAGAGAGGATACAGTATAACACAATACAAAGGGAAACCTCTAGTTGATGCCGGAGTGCTGAAACAGGGAGAGGCCATCACAACCCACTTGTTCTCCGGCACTATCAACAGTAACGTCACTTCAATACAAACAGATCATGGAAAAGAAGATCACTTACACGGAGGCCTATGA
- the lpxB gene encoding lipid-A-disaccharide synthase, giving the protein MNFYLIAGEASGDLHASNLIREIKKRDPSARFRCWGGDRMKSEGAEVVMHYRDLAFMGFTEVVTHLPAIVMNFKRCRRDILSFHPDAIILIDYPGFNLRIARFAHQHHLRVFYYVSPQVWAWKQSRINTIRAYVNRMFVILPFEKEFYARFDYPVEFVGHPLLDTLTDEYPFRDKASFISSNGLDERPVISLLPGSRRQEISRILKIMLHTVEYFPEYQFVIAGLSSVPASFYNGIFKGYDVKIVYDQTYDLLKHSHAAVVSSGTATLETAIIGTPQVICYRGGYLSYQIAKRVVKVRHIGLVNLIMDRIVAPELIQNDFTVDNLADNLKKCVYDDNMRNKMADDYHELKMKLGGSGASGRTAAFIMGELKSLHMTLAI; this is encoded by the coding sequence ATGAATTTCTATCTCATCGCCGGTGAAGCTTCAGGCGACCTGCATGCGTCGAACCTGATCAGAGAGATAAAAAAGCGGGATCCCTCTGCCCGTTTCCGGTGCTGGGGCGGCGACAGGATGAAAAGTGAAGGAGCCGAAGTGGTAATGCATTACCGTGATCTGGCATTTATGGGTTTTACCGAGGTGGTCACTCATCTTCCGGCTATTGTCATGAATTTTAAAAGATGTCGCAGAGATATTCTGTCATTTCATCCCGATGCCATCATTCTCATTGATTATCCCGGATTTAACCTGAGAATTGCCAGGTTTGCACACCAGCATCATTTACGGGTTTTTTATTACGTATCACCCCAGGTATGGGCATGGAAACAATCGCGGATAAATACGATCAGGGCGTATGTCAACCGCATGTTCGTCATATTGCCTTTTGAGAAAGAATTCTATGCCCGGTTCGATTATCCGGTGGAATTTGTCGGCCATCCGCTGCTCGATACCCTTACGGATGAATACCCCTTCCGGGATAAAGCATCGTTTATCTCTTCAAATGGTCTGGATGAAAGACCTGTCATTTCCCTATTGCCGGGAAGCCGCCGGCAGGAGATAAGCCGTATCCTGAAAATCATGCTGCACACCGTGGAGTATTTTCCTGAATATCAGTTTGTCATCGCGGGATTGTCGTCGGTTCCTGCTTCTTTTTATAATGGCATTTTTAAGGGATATGATGTCAAAATAGTATATGATCAGACCTATGATCTGTTAAAGCACTCCCATGCTGCAGTGGTGTCATCAGGGACAGCTACGCTCGAAACCGCAATAATCGGCACACCCCAGGTGATCTGTTACCGCGGCGGATACTTGTCATATCAGATTGCCAAACGTGTTGTAAAGGTCAGGCATATCGGATTAGTCAATCTGATAATGGACCGTATTGTCGCACCTGAACTGATACAAAATGATTTCACTGTGGATAATCTGGCTGATAACCTGAAAAAATGTGTTTATGATGACAATATGAGGAATAAAATGGCTGATGATTACCATGAGCTTAAAATGAAGCTTGGAGGCAGCGGCGCTTCAGGCCGGACAGCGGCCTTCATCATGGGCGAACTGAAGTCATTGCACATGACTCTTGCAATTTGA
- a CDS encoding tetratricopeptide repeat protein, whose amino-acid sequence MKTSFILVGAAIALLTVASCKQKLTPEDKANIKKATSLESLKNSSDKSGDKSVMMNKSHTGPSTPRDSIMDAGVKKAEAKDFQGAMHEFDKVVEQNPNDYEARYNRGKVRIELGIYDGAINDFGKVIELKPEFEAAWNYSGVAKAYLNYPEDAIKDYDKAISLNPKYANAYYNRAIAKAVMKRFNESIDDFNKAIEKQPNYPEAYNNRGNARALAKDYEGAISDYNKAIELQPNNPEAYNNRGAIRKAQKQYAEAILDFSKAIELKPEYRDAYYNRGLALYYSKDTQHACDDWRKTVELGYAEAQKLIDQYCK is encoded by the coding sequence ATGAAAACTTCTTTTATATTGGTGGGGGCAGCCATAGCTCTGCTGACTGTTGCATCGTGCAAACAAAAACTTACACCGGAAGATAAGGCAAATATTAAGAAGGCCACGTCCTTGGAGTCACTCAAAAATTCCAGTGATAAGTCTGGCGATAAATCTGTCATGATGAATAAGAGTCATACGGGCCCTTCCACTCCCCGCGATTCCATCATGGATGCCGGTGTGAAAAAGGCTGAAGCCAAAGATTTCCAGGGTGCTATGCATGAATTTGATAAAGTTGTAGAGCAGAATCCAAATGATTATGAAGCACGCTATAACAGGGGTAAGGTAAGAATTGAGTTGGGGATTTATGATGGCGCCATTAACGATTTCGGCAAAGTCATTGAGCTGAAGCCTGAATTCGAAGCTGCCTGGAACTACAGTGGTGTGGCCAAGGCATATCTGAATTATCCTGAAGATGCAATAAAGGATTACGACAAGGCTATCAGCCTGAATCCGAAATATGCCAATGCCTATTATAACAGGGCCATCGCCAAAGCTGTCATGAAAAGGTTCAATGAATCCATCGACGATTTCAACAAAGCCATCGAAAAGCAGCCCAATTACCCTGAAGCATATAACAACAGGGGTAATGCCAGAGCTCTGGCCAAAGACTACGAAGGCGCTATAAGCGATTACAATAAAGCTATTGAGCTCCAGCCCAATAATCCCGAAGCCTATAATAACCGTGGTGCCATCCGGAAAGCACAGAAGCAATATGCGGAGGCCATCCTGGACTTTTCAAAGGCTATTGAATTAAAGCCTGAATACCGCGATGCCTATTATAACCGTGGGCTGGCCCTCTATTACTCCAAGGATACTCAACACGCCTGCGATGACTGGAGAAAAACTGTCGAACTGGGCTATGCCGAAGCACAGAAACTGATAGACCAATACTGTAAATAA
- a CDS encoding ComEC/Rec2 family competence protein: MISRNPFPLFRLLMVYIAGIVTASLTGYRFYMPALIIYLFLVGIFFLIFHSGRFMAYSHQWIQGAAILVLFYIFGYQITIQSTGMFDHQHIINRRVPPDCIIGMVNEPLSEKEKSYSARMKVWAARDTAEWSAATGTIIVYLQKDSLSEDVRYGDVIIFRKKVSLITPPANPSQFNYKKYLANKGIYHSAFVSSGSWKLLDSNRGKPVRAFANALREKIMITLRRTFTDKDEFAVVTALLIGAKDDLDADLQQDFAAAGVLHILVVSGMHVGLIYVVLNSLFGFLRKGALGRFSHTLLVIMLMWLYSLITGFGPSILRAAAMFSLVAVGNSIQRMTSIYNTLVVSAFLLLLFSPFLISDTGFQLSYASVIGIVALQRPIYEMFSIKRWIPGQIWSIIAVTLAAQVGTLPLALMYFHQFPVYFILANMIIIPLSTFVIYAGIIFLIMSPVAVISSLLATIILFMTRLMLFTVDKVEYLPYSTITGISVTLLQCILIYGMIVSLVIFWQKRRPNYLISALMILLVLCTLLFIRNLERCRQCIIAVYSVPGSSAYDLIDGKSHVLIADSAVLTDGKKTERLIRDFWISLGLKTGYPIMLDKTARYKGLCPGNPCCYSYGHFIQFRDKRIVIIDDDFRKPSSVSAKMQVDFAIIRHNARITLEDIHALFDVTCIIIDSSNKSWKTGKWRDEGTNLKKMPYIVPESGAFIFSW, encoded by the coding sequence ATGATTTCCCGGAATCCATTTCCGTTATTCCGGCTGCTGATGGTTTATATCGCCGGGATAGTTACTGCTTCCCTCACCGGATACCGGTTTTACATGCCGGCTCTGATTATTTACCTTTTTTTGGTTGGCATTTTTTTCCTTATTTTTCATTCCGGCCGTTTTATGGCCTATTCCCACCAGTGGATACAGGGCGCAGCTATCCTGGTCCTCTTTTACATCTTTGGATATCAGATCACCATCCAATCCACAGGGATGTTTGATCACCAGCATATCATCAACCGGCGGGTCCCGCCTGATTGTATAATTGGCATGGTGAATGAGCCCTTATCGGAAAAAGAAAAATCCTATTCGGCCCGAATGAAAGTCTGGGCTGCAAGAGATACGGCAGAATGGTCAGCCGCTACCGGGACAATAATCGTTTATCTTCAGAAGGACAGCCTGTCAGAAGATGTCAGGTATGGAGATGTGATCATTTTCAGGAAGAAGGTCAGTCTGATTACCCCACCGGCTAATCCCTCCCAGTTCAACTATAAGAAATATCTGGCAAATAAGGGAATATATCATTCAGCCTTCGTGTCATCTGGGTCGTGGAAGTTGCTCGACAGCAACAGGGGTAAACCGGTGAGAGCCTTTGCAAATGCGCTGAGGGAAAAGATCATGATCACGCTTCGCCGTACCTTCACTGATAAAGATGAATTTGCAGTTGTGACAGCCTTACTCATAGGCGCCAAGGATGACCTCGATGCGGACCTGCAGCAGGATTTTGCGGCAGCCGGTGTGCTGCACATCCTCGTCGTGTCGGGCATGCATGTCGGGCTTATCTATGTCGTGCTGAATTCACTTTTTGGATTCCTGAGAAAAGGAGCATTGGGCCGTTTTAGTCATACGCTGCTGGTCATCATGCTGATGTGGCTGTACTCTCTGATAACGGGTTTCGGACCGTCGATACTAAGGGCTGCAGCCATGTTCAGCCTTGTTGCCGTGGGTAATTCCATACAGCGGATGACCAGCATCTATAATACCCTCGTCGTGTCGGCATTTCTTCTTCTTCTTTTCAGTCCATTCCTGATCAGCGATACCGGCTTCCAGTTGTCATATGCTTCCGTAATAGGTATTGTCGCATTGCAACGGCCTATCTATGAGATGTTCTCCATCAAAAGGTGGATACCCGGCCAGATCTGGTCTATAATAGCCGTTACCCTTGCCGCACAGGTCGGCACGCTGCCTCTGGCATTGATGTATTTCCATCAGTTCCCTGTCTATTTCATTCTCGCTAATATGATCATAATACCTTTGTCCACTTTCGTCATCTATGCTGGTATAATTTTCCTCATCATGTCGCCTGTCGCGGTCATTTCATCTTTGCTGGCAACGATCATTTTGTTTATGACCCGGTTGATGTTATTCACTGTCGATAAAGTTGAATATTTACCCTACTCAACAATTACCGGCATTTCGGTGACTCTTTTACAATGCATCCTGATATATGGAATGATCGTCAGCCTGGTTATATTCTGGCAGAAGAGGAGGCCCAACTACCTTATATCTGCCCTGATGATCCTGCTGGTGCTGTGTACTCTGTTATTCATAAGAAATCTGGAGCGTTGCAGGCAGTGCATCATAGCCGTGTATAGTGTACCCGGGTCATCGGCCTATGATCTCATCGATGGGAAGTCGCATGTTCTGATCGCAGACAGTGCAGTATTGACAGACGGGAAAAAGACCGAGCGTTTAATACGCGATTTCTGGATTTCACTTGGATTGAAAACAGGTTACCCCATCATGTTGGACAAAACAGCCCGTTATAAAGGCCTGTGCCCCGGCAACCCTTGCTGTTATTCTTATGGTCATTTCATACAGTTCAGGGATAAACGGATAGTCATCATTGATGATGACTTCCGAAAGCCTTCATCTGTCAGCGCAAAAATGCAAGTCGATTTCGCCATCATCCGTCATAACGCCAGGATAACCCTTGAAGATATCCATGCTCTGTTTGATGTAACCTGCATAATCATTGACTCTTCCAATAAATCCTGGAAAACAGGGAAATGGAGAGATGAAGGGACCAATTTAAAGAAGATGCCATATATAGTGCCGGAGAGTGGGGCATTTATCTTTTCCTGGTAA
- a CDS encoding glycosyltransferase family 2 protein, which translates to MPRISAVLIVYNEAHSLPPTLEKLQWCDEIVVVDSGSTDHTVDICLSYNCRVLQRAFDGYASQKQYAVDQASNDWVLSIDADEVLSDGLVKEMKQVFAKESLEVAGFYVPRRTWFMGKILRFSGLRREKLIRAFDRTKGKFTTSAVHETIMVTGKLSAFRHPVIHYTYSDIAEHLSKTNRYTSLAAQDYFKLHKRSSRLMIIMQFPFKFLTVFLWKGGFLDGYQGFMFAFMHAVSSTIKYAKLLEMEAEKGCHLERDVIP; encoded by the coding sequence ATGCCCCGGATATCTGCAGTTTTAATTGTTTACAATGAGGCGCACAGCCTTCCTCCAACGCTCGAGAAACTTCAATGGTGCGATGAGATCGTGGTGGTGGATTCGGGGAGCACCGACCACACCGTTGACATTTGCCTCTCTTATAATTGCAGGGTGCTGCAGCGGGCATTTGACGGGTATGCCTCTCAAAAGCAGTATGCGGTAGATCAGGCTTCCAACGACTGGGTGCTGTCGATAGATGCCGATGAAGTTTTATCTGACGGACTGGTAAAAGAGATGAAACAGGTTTTTGCTAAAGAATCGCTGGAAGTAGCCGGATTTTATGTTCCCCGCCGTACATGGTTCATGGGAAAAATATTGCGCTTCAGCGGATTACGGCGCGAAAAGCTTATCAGAGCCTTCGACCGCACCAAAGGGAAATTCACCACCTCAGCAGTACATGAAACCATAATGGTGACGGGGAAACTATCCGCCTTCAGGCATCCGGTGATCCATTATACTTACAGCGACATTGCCGAGCATCTGAGTAAGACCAACAGGTACACTTCGCTGGCGGCGCAGGATTATTTCAAGCTGCATAAAAGATCTTCCAGGCTGATGATCATCATGCAATTCCCTTTTAAATTTTTAACTGTCTTTCTCTGGAAAGGTGGTTTTCTGGATGGCTACCAGGGGTTTATGTTCGCCTTCATGCATGCGGTGTCATCCACCATCAAATATGCCAAGCTGCTGGAAATGGAAGCAGAAAAGGGATGTCATCTCGAACGAGATGTCATCCCTTAA
- a CDS encoding CHAD domain-containing protein, whose protein sequence is MVNHLTSNYFTSQRQAFEKNLPLIDDIHSQDAIHDIRVSLKKIRTLFMLFEFIAPEKFNSKIYFRSLRRLFRQVSVIRDLQVQQNLIKEMADISDGDCAGFIDFLADLETRERKKLEQWLTGFVLPDMNAYQAAVDTFSEEMDEGLFNEKLTAFINEKLMIIKSKSTGIPDDETLHDIRRLLKEARFMIDLKCAGNTDKLQVPELHKAIKAAEEILGKWHDMTIGAIFMRDYIADHSTQDQSPPEYCNNFLSYHLEEKERLEKVSIAAINGIISDFK, encoded by the coding sequence ATGGTTAATCACCTGACCAGTAATTATTTCACCAGCCAGCGGCAGGCATTTGAAAAAAACTTACCGCTTATCGACGATATTCATAGCCAGGATGCCATCCATGATATACGGGTATCGCTAAAAAAAATCCGCACCCTTTTCATGTTATTTGAGTTCATCGCACCTGAAAAATTCAATAGTAAGATCTACTTCAGGAGTTTGCGCCGATTGTTCCGGCAGGTGTCCGTGATACGGGATCTGCAGGTACAGCAGAATCTCATTAAAGAGATGGCTGACATATCGGATGGCGATTGTGCCGGATTCATCGATTTTCTCGCTGATCTCGAAACAAGGGAAAGGAAAAAACTTGAGCAGTGGCTCACGGGTTTTGTCCTGCCTGACATGAACGCATACCAGGCTGCTGTCGACACTTTTTCAGAAGAAATGGATGAGGGATTATTTAACGAAAAGCTGACTGCCTTCATCAATGAAAAGTTGATGATAATAAAGAGTAAAAGTACGGGTATTCCGGATGATGAAACCCTTCATGATATTAGAAGACTTTTAAAGGAAGCCCGGTTCATGATTGATCTGAAATGTGCCGGAAATACCGACAAACTGCAAGTACCTGAACTACATAAGGCCATTAAGGCCGCTGAAGAGATTCTCGGTAAGTGGCACGACATGACCATCGGAGCCATTTTCATGCGGGATTACATAGCCGACCATAGTACACAGGATCAAAGCCCACCTGAATATTGCAACAACTTTCTGTCGTACCATCTTGAAGAAAAGGAGAGGCTTGAAAAAGTCTCCATCGCAGCCATCAACGGCATTATATCAGATTTTAAATAA
- a CDS encoding tetratricopeptide repeat protein, which yields MKNVGFLLILVLILGMSGGYAQSDAEQYYLAGRQALSNNNFLLARDEFTRAIQADSTNAEAYTGRGQALIRLKDIHSALDDYNKALQIDPLNSESHLLRGKANYLIQDYQSTIQDMNFLLEKNSDHTQALFYRAESEFQLGYLQKAIRDYTKIAELEPDNAINYQSLGYAKLQSGDTQGACMAFQKSLDKGNRGAERLIQKNCK from the coding sequence ATGAAGAACGTCGGTTTTTTATTAATACTTGTTTTAATCCTGGGCATGTCAGGAGGTTATGCTCAGAGCGATGCTGAACAATACTACCTTGCCGGCAGACAGGCTCTTTCCAATAATAATTTCCTGCTGGCCAGGGATGAATTCACCAGGGCTATACAGGCCGACTCCACCAACGCGGAGGCTTATACCGGACGGGGCCAGGCGTTGATCCGATTAAAGGATATTCACTCCGCTTTGGATGACTATAATAAAGCCCTGCAGATCGACCCACTCAATAGTGAATCACACTTGCTCCGTGGTAAAGCCAATTACCTTATCCAGGATTATCAGTCAACCATTCAGGATATGAATTTTTTACTTGAAAAGAACAGTGATCACACACAGGCATTATTTTATCGCGCTGAATCGGAATTTCAGCTTGGATATCTGCAGAAGGCCATACGCGATTACACAAAAATAGCAGAATTGGAACCTGATAATGCAATCAATTACCAGAGCCTTGGTTATGCCAAGCTTCAATCAGGCGATACACAAGGTGCCTGCATGGCTTTCCAGAAATCACTCGACAAAGGAAACAGGGGCGCTGAAAGATTAATACAGAAAAACTGCAAATAA
- a CDS encoding endonuclease — MLKNLCDEERGDTTIRIVFYNLENFYDTINDSRKMDDEFTPGGAKGWNAFRFRKKLNNTYKTLLATGGWEPPDIIGLCEVENRYVLDKIILGTPLRRFKYQVIHYESPDDRGVDVALFYRPGEFTPVSHKPVAVRFPGDSLAVTRDILYVKGIVAGADTIHLFVNHWPSRYGGYMASMMKRFRAAEVLRQQVDSLFSVNPVSYIIIMGDFNDEPTDESITSILGVYKDTARMQPDRLFNLMPEAISSDHPGTIKFRDQWFTFDQFIVSGSLLGEQKDQNLFGACAGIFFAPFLLEEDEAYFGFKPYRTFTGPNYRGGFSDHLPVYLDVRMRQVGNGE; from the coding sequence ATGTTAAAAAACCTCTGTGATGAAGAAAGGGGCGATACGACTATACGGATAGTATTTTACAATCTTGAAAACTTTTATGATACCATTAATGACAGTCGTAAAATGGACGATGAGTTCACGCCGGGGGGTGCTAAAGGCTGGAATGCATTCCGGTTCCGTAAGAAGCTGAACAACACCTATAAGACCCTTCTGGCCACCGGGGGCTGGGAGCCACCCGATATCATCGGCTTATGCGAGGTCGAGAACAGGTATGTACTCGATAAAATCATTCTCGGTACACCTTTAAGGCGTTTCAAATATCAGGTGATACACTATGAATCGCCGGATGACCGAGGTGTGGATGTCGCTCTCTTCTATCGTCCGGGAGAATTTACCCCTGTCAGCCACAAACCTGTAGCAGTTCGCTTTCCAGGCGACAGCCTTGCAGTAACACGGGATATCCTGTATGTGAAAGGCATTGTCGCAGGTGCCGATACCATTCACCTTTTCGTCAATCACTGGCCTTCACGCTATGGAGGTTATATGGCGAGCATGATGAAACGTTTCCGTGCTGCCGAAGTCTTGCGGCAACAGGTGGATTCACTGTTTTCTGTTAATCCTGTCTCGTATATCATTATCATGGGTGATTTCAATGATGAACCAACCGACGAAAGCATAACCAGTATCCTCGGGGTTTATAAGGACACTGCGCGAATGCAGCCTGACAGGTTATTCAACCTGATGCCGGAGGCCATCAGTTCTGATCACCCCGGCACCATTAAATTCAGAGATCAATGGTTTACTTTCGACCAGTTCATTGTATCAGGTTCACTTTTAGGCGAGCAAAAGGATCAAAACCTCTTTGGTGCCTGTGCAGGAATTTTTTTTGCTCCATTTCTTCTGGAAGAAGATGAAGCCTATTTTGGCTTTAAGCCATACAGGACCTTCACCGGGCCAAATTACAGGGGAGGCTTTAGTGATCATCTGCCGGTGTATCTGGATGTGAGGATGAGACAGGTAGGGAATGGCGAATAG
- a CDS encoding DUF302 domain-containing protein, which translates to MGACIPRFAFQALSLDPMVGLLMPCNVIVQEHPDDKVEVTTFNPISNMPGVANPQLEDLSKDMECKLTDAIKQL; encoded by the coding sequence CTGGGTGCCTGCATTCCGCGGTTTGCCTTCCAGGCGTTGTCACTTGATCCAATGGTGGGGCTGCTGATGCCCTGCAATGTTATTGTGCAGGAACACCCCGATGACAAGGTGGAAGTCACCACCTTTAATCCCATTTCAAATATGCCCGGAGTTGCGAATCCGCAGCTCGAGGATTTGTCGAAAGATATGGAATGTAAACTGACTGACGCCATTAAGCAATTATAG
- the xseB gene encoding exodeoxyribonuclease VII small subunit: MMEKKITYTEAYEELQAIIEEIEQGEISVDILSEKVKRAARLIKICKEKLASTGHEVDEILKDLKVKDSDITTSDD, encoded by the coding sequence ATCATGGAAAAGAAGATCACTTACACGGAGGCCTATGAAGAGCTTCAGGCCATCATTGAAGAAATCGAACAGGGTGAGATATCGGTCGATATCCTGTCAGAAAAAGTCAAACGCGCCGCCAGGCTGATAAAGATCTGCAAGGAAAAGTTGGCATCCACCGGGCATGAAGTGGATGAGATATTGAAAGACCTGAAAGTCAAAGATTCAGATATCACTACGTCAGATGATTAG
- a CDS encoding DUF362 domain-containing protein has translation MPNAVCEEKLCIIDFPVLKAHGTAGATIAVKNWIGVLTTAYSSQRYGGWNTMHSDYFFGTYALVARVMEVCYPRLSIIDAAWTSGVGPNNLNYLHNTNMLAASTDPVVADWYTSKFILTPVANDPGETDPDLPGSSFAACLTNWCNYLAGVAGLPCTKDSAQMSVYNRDVLPGTGIEKKDLANDNKNSLQVYPNPVNGTVTISFKILDPGQMTLRLVDLNDRIVKVISEGELSEGKYKLKFNSDFLLPGVYQIVLQNDNLYLSKKVIKEGL, from the coding sequence GTGCCGAACGCAGTCTGTGAGGAAAAACTATGCATCATCGATTTCCCGGTGTTGAAAGCCCATGGTACGGCCGGTGCCACCATAGCCGTAAAAAACTGGATCGGCGTCCTCACAACCGCTTATTCCAGCCAGCGCTATGGAGGGTGGAACACCATGCACAGCGATTACTTCTTTGGTACTTATGCCCTTGTTGCACGTGTCATGGAGGTTTGTTATCCCCGCCTGAGCATTATTGATGCCGCCTGGACATCGGGTGTCGGACCGAATAATCTGAATTACCTGCATAATACCAACATGCTGGCTGCTTCAACCGATCCTGTGGTGGCCGACTGGTACACATCGAAGTTTATCCTCACTCCCGTTGCCAATGACCCCGGTGAAACCGACCCCGATCTGCCTGGCAGCAGCTTCGCCGCATGCCTCACCAACTGGTGCAATTACCTCGCCGGTGTCGCAGGATTGCCATGCACAAAAGATTCAGCACAGATGTCGGTGTATAACCGGGATGTACTCCCAGGTACCGGTATAGAGAAGAAAGATTTGGCTAATGACAATAAAAATAGCCTCCAGGTTTATCCTAATCCGGTTAACGGAACAGTGACAATTAGTTTCAAGATTCTTGATCCCGGCCAGATGACATTAAGGCTTGTTGATTTGAATGATAGGATTGTAAAAGTTATAAGCGAAGGAGAATTATCGGAAGGGAAATATAAATTGAAATTTAATAGCGATTTTCTTTTACCGGGAGTATATCAAATTGTCCTACAAAACGATAATCTCTATCTATCGAAGAAAGTCATTAAAGAGGGATTGTAA